A genomic segment from Salvia splendens isolate huo1 chromosome 13, SspV2, whole genome shotgun sequence encodes:
- the LOC121761928 gene encoding probable galacturonosyltransferase-like 1, with product MKKIPTPPLFSFLITLIVIFSHGATSISQQFREAPQFYNAPTCPKLGQEEAAQLVPDGQICSSEAVHVAMTLDAAYLRGSMAAILSTLQHTSCPQNVFFHFVASASANASLLSSTVAASFPYLSFQIYPFRDSAVAWLISTSIRSALDCPLNYARSYLADLLPLCLRRVVYLDSDLILLDDISKLADIPLTGGKVLAAPEYCNANFTSYFTPTFWSSPSLSLTFANRKPCYFNTGVMVIDLEKWRGGGYTARIEEWMEVQNHRWNQHGLGGDNFRGLCRELHPGPVSLLHWSGKGKPWARLDAGCPCPLDALWAPYDLLKPPYSFDS from the coding sequence ATGAAGAAAATCCCAACACctccactcttttcttttcttatcaCTCTAATAGTAATATTCTCACATGGTGCAACATCAATCTCCCAACAATTTAGGGAAGCCCCCCAATTCTACAATGCTCCCACATGCCCCAAACTGGGACAGGAGGAGGCAGCGCAGTTGGTTCCAGATGGGCAGATTTGCTCAAGCGAGGCAGTCCACGTGGCAATGACCCTCGACGCCGCCTACCTCCGCGGCTCGATGGCCGCCATCCTGTCCACACTCCAACACACCTCCTGCCCTCAAAACGTCTTCTTCCACTTCGTCGCCTCTGCCTCCGCCAACGCCTCCCTCCTAAGCTCCACCGTCGCCGCCTCCTTCCCGTACCTCAGTTTCCAAATTTACCCCTTCCGAGACTCCGCCGTGGCGTGGCTCATCTCCACCTCCATCCGCTCCGCCCTCGACTGTCCCCTCAACTACGCCCGGAGCTACCTCGCCGACCTCCTCCCCCTCTGCCTCCGCCGCGTCGTCTACCTAGACTCCGACCTCATCCTCCTCGACGACATTTCAAAACTCGCCGACATCCCGCTCACCGGCGGGAAGGTCCTCGCCGCGCCGGAGTACTGCAACGCCAACTTCACCTCCTACTTCACCCCAACGTTCTGGTCAAGCCCTTCCCTCTCCCTCACCTTCGCTAACCGGAAGCCCTGCTACTTCAACACGGGAGTGATGGTCATCGACCTCGAGAAATGGCGCGGCGGCGGATACACGGCGAGGATCGAGGAGTGGATGGAGGTGCAGAACCACAGATGGAACCAGCACGGCCTCGGAGGGGACAACTTCCGAGGCCTGTGCCGCGAGCTTCATCCGGGGCCAGTGAGCCTGCTGCATTGGAGCGGGAAGGGGAAGCCGTGGGCCCGCCTCGACGCCGGCTGCCCCTGCCCGCTCGATGCGCTATGGGCGCCTTACGATTTGCTCAAACCTCCCTATTCCTTCGATTCTTGA